From Rhodococcus sp. B7740, one genomic window encodes:
- the rpsJ gene encoding 30S ribosomal protein S10, whose protein sequence is MAGQKIRIRLKAYDHEAIDASARKIVETVTRTGARVVGPVPLPTEKNVYCVIRSPHKYKDSREHFEMRTHKRLIDILDPTPKTVDALMRIDLPASVDVNIQ, encoded by the coding sequence GTGGCGGGACAAAAGATCCGCATCAGGCTCAAGGCCTACGACCATGAGGCGATCGACGCGTCAGCGCGCAAGATCGTCGAAACGGTCACCCGTACGGGTGCCCGCGTCGTCGGACCGGTGCCGTTGCCGACAGAGAAGAACGTGTATTGCGTCATCCGTTCGCCGCACAAGTACAAGGACTCGCGCGAACACTTCGAGATGCGTACTCACAAGCGGCTCATTGACATCCTCGACCCGACACCGAAGACGGTGGACGCGCTCATGCGCATCGACCTCCCGGCCAGTGTCGACGTCAACATCCAGTGA
- a CDS encoding daunorubicin resistance protein DrrA family ABC transporter ATP-binding protein produces the protein MSSAQHAAVHVEDVHKSFGDVQALRGISFSAERGTVLGILGPNGAGKTTTVKVLSTLIAPDRGRAFVAGHDVATDAPAVRRSIMMTGQYAALDDTLSGRENIELFGRLMGLDKKAAKARAKALLDEFDLSDTGKRPVRGYSGGMRRRIDIACGLVVRPEVVFLDEPTTGLDPRSRQGVWSLVEALKSQGITVLLTTQYLEEADVLSDNIIVIDKGTVIAEGTSDHLKAMTGGSYCEVVPLDPGQLRAAAEALGDMVPAAVHAEITAASDRLSVPAPDGAATLSEILRRIDAVGIVLADIALRRPSLDDVFLTLTGHSKTSTTT, from the coding sequence ATGTCGTCAGCTCAACACGCAGCCGTACACGTGGAGGACGTACACAAGTCCTTCGGCGATGTGCAGGCGTTGCGCGGCATCAGCTTCTCCGCCGAGCGGGGAACGGTGCTGGGGATTCTGGGCCCGAACGGTGCAGGCAAGACGACGACGGTGAAGGTGCTCTCCACTCTGATCGCACCCGACCGGGGCAGGGCATTCGTCGCAGGTCACGATGTCGCGACCGACGCTCCGGCAGTGCGCCGCTCGATCATGATGACCGGGCAGTACGCGGCCCTCGACGACACTCTGTCCGGCCGCGAGAACATCGAGCTCTTCGGCCGTCTGATGGGTCTGGACAAGAAGGCCGCGAAGGCCCGAGCCAAGGCGCTGCTCGACGAGTTCGACCTGTCCGACACCGGCAAGCGGCCCGTCCGTGGCTACTCGGGCGGTATGCGTCGGCGCATCGACATCGCCTGCGGCCTCGTCGTGCGGCCGGAGGTCGTGTTCCTGGACGAGCCGACCACCGGACTCGATCCCCGCAGTCGGCAGGGCGTCTGGTCGTTGGTCGAGGCACTCAAGTCGCAGGGCATCACTGTGCTGTTGACGACGCAGTATCTCGAAGAAGCAGATGTCCTGAGCGACAACATCATCGTCATCGACAAGGGCACGGTCATCGCGGAAGGCACCTCGGACCATCTCAAGGCCATGACCGGCGGCAGCTATTGCGAGGTCGTTCCCCTCGATCCCGGCCAACTCCGCGCGGCCGCCGAAGCCCTCGGCGACATGGTTCCCGCTGCAGTTCACGCCGAGATCACCGCTGCCTCGGACCGGCTCTCTGTTCCTGCCCCCGACGGCGCAGCCACGCTGTCGGAAATCCTGCGCCGCATCGATGCGGTGGGCATCGTGCTCGCCGACATCGCCCTGCGCCGCCCGTCGCTCGACGACGTGTTCCTCACCCTCACCGGTCACTCGAAGACGAGCACCACAACATGA
- a CDS encoding hotdog fold domain-containing protein produces the protein MTTLENTTGATYRAWSKLPNNTVGSTLFSVGMCLRVPYFASVLPRVVALEPGRCEVTAPKWLGIRNHLGTFHAIAACNLAEVAMGMLAEATVPTTHRWIPKSMTVQYLTKATTSLRAVAELDEVPDFGTITDGIDIVVPVVIRDTSGIEVVHADITIWVSAASR, from the coding sequence ATGACCACCCTCGAGAACACTACCGGGGCGACCTATCGCGCCTGGTCGAAGCTACCGAACAACACTGTCGGGTCCACTCTCTTCTCCGTCGGCATGTGTCTGCGCGTTCCGTACTTCGCATCCGTGCTTCCCCGTGTCGTCGCGCTCGAGCCGGGACGCTGCGAGGTCACCGCGCCCAAGTGGTTAGGCATTCGGAACCACCTGGGCACCTTCCACGCCATCGCCGCGTGCAACCTCGCCGAGGTCGCCATGGGCATGCTCGCCGAGGCGACCGTCCCCACCACGCACCGATGGATTCCCAAGTCCATGACTGTCCAGTACCTGACGAAGGCCACGACGTCGCTGCGCGCGGTCGCCGAACTCGACGAGGTCCCCGATTTCGGAACGATCACCGACGGCATCGACATCGTCGTGCCCGTCGTGATCCGAGACACCTCGGGCATCGAGGTGGTGCACGCGGACATCACCATCTGGGTCTCCGCGGCGTCCCGTTGA
- the rplP gene encoding 50S ribosomal protein L16, producing the protein MLIPRRVKHRKQHHPKRSGAAKGGTQVTFGDYGIQALEPAYITNRQIESARIAITRHIKRGGKVWINIFPDRPLTKKPAETRMGSGKGSPEWWIANVKPGRVLFELSYPDETIAREALTRAIHKLPIKARIITREEQF; encoded by the coding sequence ATGTTGATCCCCCGCCGGGTCAAGCACCGCAAGCAGCACCACCCGAAGCGTTCGGGTGCCGCCAAGGGCGGAACTCAGGTGACATTCGGTGATTACGGCATCCAGGCTCTCGAGCCCGCCTACATCACCAACCGTCAGATCGAGTCCGCTCGTATCGCGATCACTCGCCACATCAAGCGTGGCGGCAAGGTCTGGATCAACATCTTCCCGGACCGCCCGCTCACCAAGAAGCCTGCCGAGACCCGCATGGGTTCCGGTAAGGGTTCGCCCGAGTGGTGGATCGCGAACGTCAAGCCGGGTCGCGTGCTCTTCGAGCTGTCGTACCCCGACGAGACCATCGCGCGTGAGGCACTGACTCGCGCCATCCACAAGCTGCCCATCAAGGCACGCATCATCACCAGGGAGGAGCAGTTCTGA
- the rplB gene encoding 50S ribosomal protein L2 yields the protein MAIRKYKPTTPGRRGSSVSDFAEITRSTPEKSLIRPLHGRGGRNAHGRITTRHKGGGHKRAYRLIDFRRNDKDGVPAKVAHIEYDPNRTANIALLHFADGEKRYIVAPKGIAQGSPIEQGANADIKPGNNLPLRNIPTGTTIHAVELRPGGGAKMARSAGASIQLLGKEGPYATLRMPSGEIRRVDVRCRATVGEVGNAEQSNINWGKAGRMRWKGKRPTVRGVVMNPVDHPHGGGEGKTSGGRHPVSPWGQPEGRTRKNKASDKLIVRRRRTGKNKR from the coding sequence ATGGCAATCCGTAAATACAAGCCGACAACCCCGGGCCGTCGTGGCTCCAGCGTTTCCGATTTCGCTGAGATCACGCGTTCGACCCCCGAGAAGTCGCTGATCCGCCCGCTGCACGGCCGCGGTGGACGTAACGCACACGGTCGCATCACCACCCGGCACAAGGGTGGCGGTCACAAGCGTGCGTACCGTCTCATCGATTTCCGTCGCAACGACAAGGACGGCGTGCCGGCCAAGGTCGCTCACATCGAGTACGACCCCAACCGCACCGCGAACATCGCACTGCTGCACTTCGCAGACGGCGAGAAGCGCTACATCGTCGCACCCAAGGGCATCGCCCAGGGATCGCCGATCGAGCAGGGTGCCAATGCCGACATCAAGCCCGGCAACAACCTGCCCCTGCGCAACATCCCGACGGGTACGACCATCCACGCGGTCGAGCTTCGTCCGGGTGGAGGCGCGAAGATGGCCCGCTCCGCTGGAGCGAGCATCCAGCTCCTCGGTAAGGAAGGCCCCTACGCCACGCTGCGTATGCCGTCCGGTGAGATCCGTCGCGTCGACGTGCGCTGCCGCGCAACCGTCGGCGAGGTCGGCAACGCCGAGCAGTCGAACATCAACTGGGGCAAGGCCGGCCGCATGCGCTGGAAGGGCAAGCGCCCGACCGTTCGTGGTGTCGTGATGAACCCGGTCGACCACCCGCACGGTGGCGGCGAGGGCAAGACCTCCGGTGGACGCCACCCGGTCAGCCCCTGGGGACAGCCGGAAGGCCGTACCCGCAAGAACAAGGCGAGCGACAAGCTGATCGTCCGTCGTCGTCGTACCGGCAAGAACAAGCGCTAG
- the rplD gene encoding 50S ribosomal protein L4 gives MTSLEKNTETKLTLDVKEAGGKTNGTVDLPAEIFDAPANIALLHQVVIAQLAAARQGTHSTKTRGEVRGGGKKPYRQKGTGRARQGSTRAPQFVGGGTVHGPQPRDYSQRTPKKMKAAALRGALSDRARSERLHVITELVAGQVPSTKGAKTFLAEISDRKKVLLVVGREDIAAWKSVQNLDGVHPIAPDQLNTYDVLNADDVVFSVEALNTFIAGPAKNEEASK, from the coding sequence ATGACCAGCCTCGAGAAGAACACCGAGACCAAGCTGACGCTCGATGTCAAGGAAGCCGGCGGCAAGACCAACGGCACCGTCGATCTCCCCGCGGAGATCTTCGACGCTCCGGCGAACATCGCGCTGCTGCACCAGGTCGTCATCGCACAGCTGGCAGCTGCTCGTCAGGGAACCCACTCCACGAAGACTCGTGGCGAGGTTCGCGGCGGCGGCAAGAAGCCGTACCGGCAGAAGGGCACCGGCCGCGCCCGTCAGGGCTCGACCCGCGCTCCTCAGTTCGTCGGCGGTGGCACGGTCCACGGACCGCAGCCGCGCGACTACAGCCAGCGGACCCCCAAGAAGATGAAGGCAGCCGCCCTGCGCGGAGCCCTCTCCGATCGGGCCCGCAGCGAGCGCCTGCACGTCATCACCGAACTGGTTGCCGGACAGGTTCCGTCCACCAAGGGTGCGAAGACGTTCCTCGCCGAGATCTCGGACCGCAAGAAGGTCCTGCTCGTCGTCGGCCGCGAGGACATCGCAGCCTGGAAGAGCGTGCAGAACCTGGACGGCGTGCACCCCATCGCACCCGACCAGCTCAACACCTACGACGTGCTCAACGCCGATGATGTCGTTTTCAGCGTGGAAGCGCTGAACACCTTCATCGCTGGGCCTGCAAAGAACGAGGAGGCAAGCAAGTGA
- a CDS encoding prephenate dehydrogenase dimerization domain-containing protein produces MNSVTRSRSHDSVVVVGGSGAVGRLMVDLLLADGVPVTVVDVHAGPELDGSTVIAGDITAPAEPVESVLREATTVILAVPESVALRADLSAVRADALLVETLSVKSGFSHHVQGARPIGATLGINPMFAPSLGMAGRPVAAVVHRPGPPVDAFLDGISRWGARVVLLDAARHDRLAAATQALTHASVLAFGLALAELDLPFVDIDAVAPPPHASMLAILARITGGEPEVYWDVQAGNPHAAEARAALHRATQTVSETVDSGDEADFAALLAQAEAALGGNGDRYRAVCAEMFGIVRGSSGNR; encoded by the coding sequence ATGAACTCGGTGACACGGTCGCGGTCCCATGACTCGGTAGTGGTGGTCGGAGGTTCGGGAGCGGTGGGCCGCCTGATGGTCGACCTGCTGCTCGCGGACGGGGTACCGGTGACCGTCGTGGACGTGCACGCTGGCCCGGAGCTCGACGGTTCGACGGTGATCGCCGGCGACATCACCGCCCCCGCCGAGCCGGTCGAATCGGTGCTGAGAGAAGCGACGACGGTGATTCTGGCCGTCCCCGAATCCGTGGCGCTGCGGGCCGACCTGTCCGCCGTGCGCGCCGACGCCCTGCTGGTGGAGACCCTGTCGGTGAAGTCCGGCTTCTCCCACCATGTACAAGGCGCGCGTCCGATCGGTGCCACGCTGGGAATCAATCCCATGTTCGCCCCGTCGCTCGGAATGGCCGGACGCCCGGTTGCTGCCGTCGTGCATCGACCCGGCCCGCCGGTGGATGCCTTCCTGGACGGCATCTCGCGGTGGGGCGCTCGGGTGGTCCTTCTCGACGCCGCACGTCATGATCGCCTCGCCGCGGCGACGCAGGCGCTGACGCACGCCAGCGTCCTGGCGTTCGGACTGGCTCTGGCCGAACTGGACCTTCCGTTCGTCGACATCGACGCCGTTGCGCCTCCCCCGCACGCGTCGATGCTCGCGATACTGGCACGGATCACCGGCGGGGAACCCGAGGTCTACTGGGATGTTCAGGCCGGCAATCCCCACGCGGCCGAGGCCAGGGCGGCGTTGCATCGCGCGACGCAGACGGTGAGCGAGACCGTCGATTCCGGTGACGAGGCCGACTTCGCCGCTCTGTTGGCGCAGGCCGAGGCCGCTCTGGGTGGGAACGGGGATCGGTATCGGGCGGTGTGCGCGGAGATGTTCGGTATCGTTCGAGGTAGCAGTGGTAACCGATGA
- the rplV gene encoding 50S ribosomal protein L22: MTNFTPTANPTAKAVAKHVRVTPMKARRVVDLVRGRSVEDALNILKFAPQAASEPVAKVIASAAANAENNLDLDPSTLIVATAFVDEGATLKRFQPRAQGRAFRIRKRTSHITVIVESLPKTGGTSRNRRKGQASKEGAQ; the protein is encoded by the coding sequence ATGACCAACTTCACCCCCACCGCCAATCCGACTGCCAAGGCCGTAGCGAAGCACGTTCGCGTCACGCCGATGAAGGCACGTCGCGTCGTGGATCTGGTTCGCGGGCGCTCCGTCGAGGACGCGCTCAACATCCTCAAGTTCGCGCCGCAGGCAGCGAGCGAGCCGGTCGCCAAGGTGATCGCGTCCGCAGCGGCCAACGCCGAGAACAACCTGGATCTCGATCCCAGCACACTGATCGTCGCCACTGCATTCGTCGACGAGGGTGCAACCCTCAAGCGATTCCAGCCGCGCGCTCAGGGCCGGGCATTCCGGATCCGCAAGCGCACCAGCCACATCACGGTGATCGTCGAAAGCCTGCCCAAGACCGGCGGAACGTCTCGTAACCGTCGTAAGGGCCAGGCGTCCAAGGAAGGGGCTCAGTAG
- a CDS encoding ABC transporter permease: MTMSEASVNAARVSNLTFPEPNMALREGSIRALGTHSLIQAKRLLMRWMRDPSTMIQALLYPALMLVMFRVVLGNSISAATGAPAIYGQVPMIALVGAMFGSIVSAVGLKGERKSGLLSRFWTTPTHRAAGLLGRMIAEAVRVLVTTTVIIAAGVAMGFRFTQGFQAGLLLLLIPVVFGIGFAVMVTFLATVAGNAPLVELVSIFCTLLMFFNAGFVPVLAYPLWLQPVVAAQPMSVAVDAMRNLALGGPVMTPVLQTLAWSLGLVVVFLYPAIRGYKKASATG, translated from the coding sequence ATGACCATGTCCGAAGCGTCGGTGAACGCTGCTCGCGTATCCAACTTGACCTTTCCCGAACCCAACATGGCCCTGCGAGAAGGGTCGATCCGCGCGCTCGGGACGCACAGTCTGATCCAGGCCAAGCGACTTCTGATGCGGTGGATGCGCGATCCGTCGACGATGATCCAAGCCTTGCTGTACCCCGCGTTGATGCTGGTCATGTTCCGGGTCGTACTCGGCAACTCGATCTCCGCGGCCACCGGAGCCCCGGCCATCTACGGCCAGGTTCCGATGATCGCTCTCGTCGGGGCCATGTTCGGGTCCATCGTCAGCGCTGTCGGTCTCAAGGGCGAGCGGAAATCGGGCTTGCTGTCCAGGTTCTGGACGACACCGACTCACCGTGCCGCCGGCCTGCTCGGCAGAATGATCGCCGAAGCCGTCCGAGTGCTCGTCACCACCACCGTCATCATCGCTGCCGGAGTGGCGATGGGGTTCAGATTCACCCAGGGGTTCCAGGCCGGACTCTTGTTGCTTCTGATTCCGGTCGTGTTCGGTATCGGGTTCGCGGTGATGGTCACGTTCCTCGCGACCGTCGCCGGTAATGCTCCCCTGGTGGAACTGGTCTCGATCTTCTGCACCCTGTTGATGTTCTTCAATGCCGGCTTCGTTCCGGTTCTGGCGTATCCGCTCTGGCTGCAGCCGGTCGTCGCAGCTCAACCGATGTCGGTCGCGGTCGATGCCATGAGGAACCTCGCTCTCGGAGGTCCGGTCATGACACCGGTGCTCCAGACGTTGGCGTGGTCTCTGGGTCTGGTCGTGGTGTTCCTCTATCCTGCAATTCGGGGGTACAAGAAGGCATCCGCGACCGGCTGA
- a CDS encoding diiron oxygenase — protein MLEQPSLPEFDSDDVVESAVVARLAKNWSQRATVKKPEPELDDLFDTTKQDFPDALIPFGEHDTFTGATAEQQDRLRAWGWIAFNKNVMDVEQHVVHPGFALLAQDVFETGMGDTLAVAVTQAMVDEQYHTLMHLNASAATRRGRGWALSERSLPFSSTVRRQRAAQATSDDPWSAAISSLAFMTVAEISITSYLDLIEDDDIIQPINRATVKLHNRDEYCHASIADDMAAIVFDRLRPDDRRKFLDGLVDGMDAFSSSDFSTWGRILELEGVRGGGQMLVDVEQDKSRRALVQDYSGLRSLCRKLDVENSIDIDWD, from the coding sequence ATGTTGGAACAGCCGTCGTTGCCGGAGTTCGATTCCGACGATGTCGTCGAGAGTGCGGTCGTCGCTCGGTTGGCGAAGAACTGGTCGCAGCGCGCGACGGTCAAGAAGCCCGAGCCCGAGCTGGACGATCTGTTCGACACCACCAAGCAGGATTTCCCCGACGCTCTGATCCCCTTCGGCGAGCACGACACCTTCACCGGTGCCACTGCCGAGCAGCAGGATCGACTGCGTGCCTGGGGTTGGATCGCGTTCAACAAGAACGTGATGGACGTCGAGCAGCACGTCGTTCATCCCGGTTTCGCTCTGTTGGCGCAGGACGTGTTCGAGACCGGGATGGGTGACACCCTCGCTGTGGCGGTCACCCAGGCCATGGTGGACGAGCAGTACCACACCCTCATGCACCTCAACGCGAGCGCTGCGACCAGACGCGGACGCGGGTGGGCTCTGTCGGAACGATCGTTGCCGTTCAGCTCCACCGTGCGCAGGCAGCGTGCGGCGCAGGCGACCAGTGACGACCCCTGGTCGGCGGCGATCAGCTCGCTTGCGTTCATGACGGTTGCAGAGATCTCCATCACCTCGTATCTGGACCTGATCGAGGACGACGACATCATTCAGCCCATCAACCGGGCCACCGTCAAACTGCACAACCGCGACGAGTACTGCCATGCGTCGATCGCCGACGACATGGCTGCGATCGTCTTCGACCGGCTCCGCCCCGACGACCGCCGGAAGTTCCTGGACGGGCTGGTCGACGGCATGGACGCGTTCTCGAGCAGCGACTTCTCCACCTGGGGACGCATTCTCGAACTCGAGGGCGTGCGCGGTGGCGGGCAGATGCTGGTCGACGTCGAGCAGGACAAGAGCCGCCGCGCGTTGGTTCAGGACTACAGCGGGTTGCGGTCTCTGTGCCGCAAACTCGACGTCGAGAACAGTATCGATATCGACTGGGACTGA
- the rplW gene encoding 50S ribosomal protein L23: MTTIADPRDILLAPVISEKSYGLIEEGTYTFLVHPDSNKTQIKIAVEKIFDVTVTSVNTMNRQGKRKRTRFGYGKRKDTKRALVTLSADSKPIEIFGGPVA; the protein is encoded by the coding sequence GTGACCACGATCGCCGATCCCCGCGACATCTTGCTGGCACCGGTCATCTCCGAGAAGTCCTACGGACTGATCGAAGAAGGCACGTACACGTTCCTGGTGCACCCGGACTCGAACAAGACGCAGATCAAGATTGCCGTCGAGAAGATCTTCGACGTCACCGTGACCAGCGTCAACACGATGAACCGTCAGGGCAAGCGTAAGCGGACCCGGTTCGGTTACGGCAAGCGCAAGGACACCAAGCGCGCGCTCGTAACGCTCTCCGCCGACAGCAAGCCCATCGAGATCTTCGGAGGTCCGGTCGCGTAA
- the rpsS gene encoding 30S ribosomal protein S19, with the protein MPRSLKKGPFVDDHLLAKVDVQNDKGTKQVIKTWSRRSTILPDFIGHTFAVHDGRKHVPVFVSDSMVGHKLGEFAPTRTFKGHIKDDRKAKRR; encoded by the coding sequence ATGCCACGCAGCCTGAAGAAAGGCCCGTTCGTAGACGATCACCTCCTCGCGAAGGTTGACGTCCAGAACGACAAGGGAACCAAGCAGGTCATCAAGACCTGGTCCCGTCGATCGACAATCCTGCCCGACTTCATCGGTCACACTTTCGCCGTCCACGACGGTCGCAAGCACGTACCGGTGTTCGTGTCCGACTCCATGGTCGGCCACAAGCTCGGGGAGTTCGCACCGACCCGCACGTTCAAGGGTCACATCAAGGACGACCGGAAGGCGAAGAGGCGATGA
- the rpsC gene encoding 30S ribosomal protein S3, with product MGQKINPHGFRLGITTDWKSRWYADKQYSEYVKEDVEIRKLLATGMERAGIAKVEIERTRDRVRVDIHTARPGIVIGRRGAEADRIRGALEKLTGKQVQLNILEVKNAESEAQLVAQGVAEQLSNRVAFRRAMRKAIQSAMRQPNVKGIRVQCSGRLGGAEMSRSEFYREGRVPLHTLRADIDYGLYEAKTTFGRIGVKVWIYKGDIVGGRRELAAAAAPAAGADRPRRERPTRPRRSGASGTTATSTEAGRAASATEAPASTEPTQEG from the coding sequence GTGGGTCAGAAAATCAACCCGCACGGCTTCCGCTTGGGTATCACCACTGACTGGAAGTCGCGTTGGTACGCAGACAAGCAGTACTCGGAGTACGTCAAGGAAGACGTCGAGATCCGCAAGCTTCTTGCCACCGGCATGGAGCGCGCAGGCATCGCGAAGGTCGAGATCGAGCGCACCCGTGACCGTGTTCGCGTGGACATCCACACGGCACGCCCGGGCATCGTCATCGGTCGCCGTGGTGCCGAGGCCGACCGCATCCGCGGAGCTCTCGAGAAGCTGACCGGCAAGCAGGTTCAGCTCAACATCCTCGAGGTCAAGAACGCCGAGTCCGAAGCTCAGCTCGTGGCTCAGGGTGTTGCCGAGCAGCTCAGCAACCGCGTCGCATTCCGTCGGGCAATGCGCAAGGCCATCCAGTCGGCCATGCGTCAGCCCAACGTCAAGGGCATTCGTGTTCAGTGCTCCGGCCGTCTCGGTGGCGCTGAAATGTCTCGCTCGGAGTTCTACCGCGAGGGACGCGTTCCCCTGCACACGCTCCGTGCCGACATCGACTACGGGCTGTACGAGGCCAAGACCACCTTCGGCCGTATCGGCGTGAAGGTCTGGATCTACAAGGGCGACATCGTCGGCGGACGGCGTGAACTCGCCGCCGCTGCGGCTCCGGCCGCCGGTGCAGACCGTCCCCGTCGTGAGCGTCCCACTCGTCCGCGTCGCAGCGGTGCCTCGGGCACCACGGCGACCAGCACCGAGGCCGGCCGCGCGGCATCCGCAACCGAGGCTCCGGCCTCGACCGAGCCCACTCAGGAGGGCTGA
- the rplC gene encoding 50S ribosomal protein L3, giving the protein MTDNKNRPATGILGTKLGMTQVFDENNRVVPVTVIKAGPNVVTQIRTQERDGYSAVQVAFGAIDPRKVNKPTTGQFEKAGVTPRRHIVEIRVADASQFEIGQELTAAVFEDGAYVDVTGTSKGKGFAGTMKRHGFKGQGASHGAQAVHRRPGSIGGCATPGRVFKGMRMSGRMGGDRVTTQNLSVHKVDSENGLLLIKGAIPGRRGNVVIVKSALKGGARA; this is encoded by the coding sequence ATGACTGATAACAAGAACCGGCCTGCGACAGGAATTCTGGGCACCAAGCTCGGAATGACCCAGGTCTTCGACGAGAACAACCGCGTCGTTCCGGTGACCGTGATCAAGGCAGGCCCCAACGTGGTCACCCAGATCCGCACCCAGGAACGTGACGGCTACAGCGCCGTCCAGGTCGCATTCGGTGCGATCGACCCGCGCAAGGTGAACAAGCCCACCACCGGCCAGTTCGAGAAGGCAGGTGTCACGCCGCGTCGCCACATCGTGGAGATTCGCGTAGCCGACGCCTCGCAGTTCGAGATCGGCCAGGAGCTCACCGCTGCGGTGTTCGAGGACGGCGCATACGTCGACGTCACCGGCACCAGCAAGGGCAAGGGCTTCGCCGGAACCATGAAGCGTCACGGCTTCAAGGGTCAGGGTGCGAGCCACGGTGCACAGGCCGTGCACCGTCGCCCCGGATCCATCGGTGGCTGCGCCACACCCGGTCGCGTCTTCAAGGGAATGCGCATGTCCGGACGTATGGGTGGCGACCGCGTCACGACGCAGAACCTCTCGGTCCACAAGGTGGACAGCGAGAACGGTCTGCTGCTGATCAAGGGAGCGATCCCGGGCCGTCGCGGCAACGTCGTGATCGTCAAGTCTGCATTGAAGGGTGGTGCACGGGCATGA
- a CDS encoding ABC transporter permease: MTATTRGVAGSQARTVQRTDVGSTAQEPKRRSRTKPSGFVQWQALTGRALWTMLTKGELLVAVIAPLIFTVGFYLPLKFVMGLQGIDYAQFLMPIIVLQAMAFTAISAAQRASAEALSGLNSRLKTMPVVRGVPLVSRISSGVVRSLVSLVSALGFGYVIGFRFTAGFGQALLFCALAMLISTTLSIGADAIGTLSKSPEATSQVLTLPQLILGMASCGFVPESGFPELIRPFVRNQPISQFSFAMRDMAEGGVTFQVLWPSLAWIAGLIVFFVPLAIWASSRPE; the protein is encoded by the coding sequence ATGACGGCCACGACGCGAGGCGTAGCCGGTTCGCAGGCGAGGACCGTGCAGCGGACCGATGTCGGTTCGACGGCTCAGGAGCCCAAGCGACGGTCGAGGACGAAGCCGTCGGGATTCGTGCAGTGGCAGGCCCTCACCGGGCGTGCGCTGTGGACGATGCTCACCAAGGGTGAGTTGTTGGTCGCGGTCATCGCCCCGCTCATCTTCACCGTCGGCTTCTACCTGCCGCTCAAGTTCGTCATGGGTCTGCAGGGCATCGACTACGCCCAGTTCCTGATGCCGATCATCGTGCTGCAGGCCATGGCGTTCACCGCGATCTCCGCGGCGCAGCGTGCCTCGGCCGAGGCTTTGAGTGGCCTGAATTCCCGGTTGAAGACCATGCCCGTCGTGCGGGGTGTGCCGCTGGTGTCGCGCATCTCGAGTGGTGTCGTCCGCTCACTGGTGTCTCTGGTGTCCGCTCTCGGCTTCGGTTACGTCATCGGCTTTCGATTCACTGCGGGATTCGGTCAGGCCCTGTTGTTCTGTGCACTGGCCATGCTGATCAGCACCACGTTGTCGATCGGTGCCGATGCGATCGGAACGCTGTCGAAGAGCCCCGAAGCGACCAGCCAGGTGTTGACCCTGCCCCAGCTCATCCTCGGCATGGCCTCGTGCGGATTCGTTCCGGAGAGCGGTTTTCCCGAACTCATCCGCCCCTTCGTTCGCAATCAACCGATCTCTCAGTTCTCGTTCGCGATGCGAGACATGGCCGAGGGCGGAGTCACCTTTCAGGTGCTGTGGCCATCCCTCGCCTGGATCGCAGGCCTGATCGTGTTCTTCGTCCCGCTTGCCATCTGGGCGAGCTCTAGACCGGAATGA